The proteins below are encoded in one region of Podarcis raffonei isolate rPodRaf1 chromosome 8, rPodRaf1.pri, whole genome shotgun sequence:
- the KLHL17 gene encoding kelch-like protein 17 yields MESGMQLLNRDGHSISHNSKRHYHDAFVCMNRMRQRSLLCDIVLHVATKEIKAHKVVLASCSPYFHAMFTNEMSESRQTHITLHDIDPQALEQLVQYAYTAEIVVGEGNVQTLLPAASLLQLNGVRDACCKFLLSQLDPSNCLGIRGFADTHSCSDLLKSAHKYVLQHFVDVSKTEEFMLLPLKQVLDLISSDSLNVPSEEEVYRAVLSWVKHDVDSRRQHIPRLMKCVRLPLLSRDFLMSNVDTELLVRHQSECKDLLIEALKYHLMPEQRGVLSNSRTRPRRCEGASTVLFAVGGGSLFAIHGDCEAYDTRTDRWHMVASMSTRRARVGVAAIGNKLYAVGGYDGTSDLATVESYDPVTNSWQTEVSMGTRRSCLGVAALHGLLYAAGGYDGASCLNSAERYDPLTGTWTSIAAMSTRRRYVRVATLDGNLYAVGGYDSSSHLATVEKYEPQINTWTPIANMLSRRSSAGVAVLEGMLYVAGGNDGTSCLNSVERYNPKTNTWESVAPMNIRRSTHDLVAMDGWLYAVGGNDGSSSLNSIEKYNPRTNKWVAASCMFTRRSSVGVAVLELLNFPPPSSPTLSVSSTSL; encoded by the exons ACAGCATCTCCCACAACTCGAAACGGCACTACCACGACGCCTTCGTCTGCATGAACCGCATGCGGCAGCGATCCTTGCTCTGCGACATTGTGCTGCATGTGGCCACCAAGGAGATCAAGGCCCACAAAGTGGTGCTGGCTTCCTGCAGCCCTTACTTCCACGCCATGTTCACAA ATGAGATGAGTGAAAGCCGACAGACCCACATAACACTCCATGATATCGACCCGCAGGCGCTGGAGCAGCTGGTTCAATATGCCTACACGGCTGAGATTGTGGTGGGAGAAGGGAACGTACAG ACACTGCTTCCTGCCGCCAGCCTCCTCCAGCTGAATGGGGTGCGGGATGCTTGCTGCAAGTTCCTGTTGAGCCAGCTGGACCCCTCCAACTGCCTGGGCATCCGGGGCTTCGCAGACACGCACTCCTGTAGTGACCTGTTGAAGTCGGCCCACAAATATGTCCTGCAGCACTTTGTGGATGTCTCCAAGACAGAAGAGTTCATGCTTCTGCCTCTCAAGCAG GTGCTAGATCTCATCTCCAGTGACAGCCTCAATGTGCCCTCAGAGGAGGAAGTCTATCGAGCTGTCTTGAGCTGGGTGAAGCATGATGTGGACAGTCGAAGGCAGCATATTCCTAGA CTCATGAAGTGTGTCCGGCTCCCCCTCCTAAGCCGTGACTTCTTGATGAGCAACGTCGACACAGAGCTGCTTGTGCGGCACCAGTCAGAATGCAAGGACCTTCTCATCGAAGCCCTCAAGTACCATCTCATGCCTGAGCAGAGAGGCGTCCTTAGTAACAGCCGAACGCGTCCCCGGCGTTGTGAGGGGGCCAGCACTGTGCTCTTTGCCGTTG GTGGCGGCAGCCTCTTTGCCATCCATGGTGACTGTGAGGCCTACGACACCAGGACAGACCGCTGGCACATGGTGGCTTCGATGTCCACTCGCCGGGCCAGGGTGGGCGTTGCTGCCATTGGGAACAAGCTGTATGCCGTGGGCGG CTACGATGGGACCTCTGACTTGGCCACAGTGGAGTCTTACGATCCCGTCACCAACTCGTGGCAGACGGAGGTTTCCATGGGGACCAGGCGGAGCTGTTTAGGGGTGGCAGCACTGCATGGACTTCTCTATGCTGCTGGAGGGTATGACGGAGCCTCGTGCCTCAACAG TGCTGAAAGATATGACCCCCTAACAGGCACCTGGACATCCATCGCAGCCATGAGCACCAGAAGGAGATACGTCCGCGTGGCAACTCTTG atgGCAACCTCTATGCTGTTGGGGGATATGATAGTTCATCACACCTGGCAACTGTGGAAAAATATGAGCCACAG ATCAATACATGGACTCCGATTGCCAACATGCTGAGCCGCCGCAGCAGTGCCGGCGTGGCTGTTTTGGAAGGGATGCTGTACGTGGCAGGAGGCAATGACGGGACAAGTTGCCTTAACTCGGTGGAGCGCTACAATCCAAAAACGAACACTTGGGAAAGTGTGGCACCCATGAACATCCGGAG GAGCACCCATGACTTGGTGGCTATGGACGGGTGGCTATATGCAGTGGGAGGCAACGATGGCAGCTCCAGCCTCAACTCCATCGAGAAGTACAACCCACGCACCAACAAGTGGGTGGCGGCTTCGTGCATGTTCACCCGCCGCAGCAGCGTGGGCGTGGCTGTGCTGGAACTCCTCAACTTcccgcccccttcctcccctaccCTATCAGTGTCCTCGACGAGTCTTTGA